The Anas platyrhynchos isolate ZD024472 breed Pekin duck chromosome 1, IASCAAS_PekinDuck_T2T, whole genome shotgun sequence genomic sequence GGAGACTCTAGTGACAGCATAAGTTGTGTCTGGGTGTCCTTGCCTTTGTTCACAACTGAAATAACTATGCAAGAGTACTAAAGGATCTAAATCAAGCAGCACAAGCATCACACATTTCTATTAAGAGCAAAAATGGCAACCTCTCTCCCAGTATCACCTATCAGATAAATTTCTGCTGTaaccaaaataatttccttaTGCCATGCATAAGCATGCAGGAAACAGCAGAAGGCTACTAATTTATAGACAAATGggagatgttttaaaatttgagacagtcctcttttctgttttcactgctGAATGTTCAGAGGTGTTACTAAACAAGCCAATATCCTGCACATCACTTATGCATGTGCCTTAGGGCTTCTCTGAATGAGGAACACAAGATCtacaaggcagaagaaaattcaaACTGACTTCTAGATCTTTGATGTAAGCTCATGGTGACTGCACTGttacttttctttcaaatttttcaAGGCCATCTATCATTGTTGCTGTTATCATCATTGTGGTTGTATAGCAGGAACAAGTCCTCAAAGGAGTAATAAAGCACTAAAAATGGGAGTGGATACCTGGAACACAGTCCTCCTGTCAGCTTCCAAGCCACCACTGTCATTCACACAAATCTCACTCATGTCCTTGGTCTTTGGACGCCACAACTAAGACAACAATCAGGCAGAGTGTGTGCAAGGGCACTTAGTGTGTGCAGGGGCACTTTGTGAAAGCACCTAGACTTCCTTTGAAGGGCCACACAAGGCTACTTTCAAGATCAGAAAAGGCAGTAAGCCTGCAAGTGTGGCTCTCCGTGCAGCCTGGGGACGGTCTTTCTGTGTGCTGCCCACCTTTCAGCAGGGCAGtggagctctgctctctggacACATTCAGATAGTGTCTACCCCACCAGACAGCCTACCAAGGACAGGAGGTGGCTGCAGTGATCCCAGCTGCTTTTTTGTCTGCTTGGAAGGAGCTGTGTGTACATTCCTTTGCTATCAAGGCTTAAACACGAGTTCTTGGTGTGAAGCAGACTATTAGCATGGCTCATGAGGCAAGGTCGGAAATGTTTTAACACAGGGAAATCTGCATCATAACCAACCAATTGTTGGGGTTTTCAGAGTATGTGTGGGAAGAGATGAAACCTGCAACTTGGCGATGAGAGTATGACTTTAACAGGTGTGTCAGAGGACAGCAACCTGCAACCTGCAGTTGTGCTGAAAGAATACAACCACTTGTCAAAATATCTCCTCACAGGGCTGAAGACAGCCAATTATTTGTTCTTGTTTGGTATAGCATTAGAATTtaccttgaaaaaataaaaaatctaaggCTATATAAATGAGGAGTTCAACAAGGAGTTTTCACACAGTTTGCATTTGTTAACACCTTCTGTGCATGATCAGATAATGCAAGCTGCAGGGAAAAACATAGCACTTATCCTTACCGTCTCCTTCTAAGAACAAGTCAAAGAAAGCAGTCCAGGTATCAACAGTGGGAAGGTGTGGATTCTCTTTGTAGTAATGATACATGGAAACTGCAGTATCTTTTGGATTTCTGCTGATGTAGATCATCTGTAAATGAAGATGATGTGGTTATTAGTGATAATGttattcctttattttagaGGAGCTGTGTGCATAAATGTGGCATTTTCATAGGCAGTTTGCAGTGTCAAAACCCTTTCCTTTAGGATTCTTCCATTGGACACCACGtcataaatacagaaatgcatttgtCCCTTTTTAGGCAGAAGAGAGCAGTAGTCAGCAAACAAAACCTTGTGGGCAGAGGTGTGTTTCCTACAGATGGGTAATGTTTACATTTTGTGAAAGAGACAGGTTCACTTTAACTCATGAGTTAAACTACCTCATATATGAAACTGTTTCCTTAACATTCACAGGACAGATGCATATGTTAATCTTGGCTTTTCACTGAAATTAGTGTTGTCCCAAAAGTCTGTATCTATCTAATCCTGAAAATTTGAACTTTTAACGTAAAATCTGAGGCCCAGAGCTGATTATTTATAGACCTCCCACATCAGCATGGGTTGACTCCCAAACTGATCTGAATCCTCCTCCTGCATTTGAATTCACCTCTGTTTGGCTCTATTTCAATATAGGGTCTTGACAAAGCTTTATAGGAGGGGCAGGGTACCTTCACCCCCAGAACATTCCATAAATACCGCAGATAACTGCTTTTTAAGCAAATGCTCCAGTCACTAGGAAATGGAGCCATGatacacacacaccaccctCCAGTCCCTAATAATATTGAAAGATAATAgtgttgcatttttttgtgGTGCCTGACATACAAATCACCCAGTGGGAACAGTAGGGCAGGAGGAGAACTCAGTTTTTAGCCTAAGCCTTTGCTCATGCTGCCTTCAACTGCTGGTTAGCTGTGCCTCCAAAAATCAGAGCAAACCACTTCTGGAAACTGTAAGTCATTTAATATCATTTAAGAATTAACAAGACAAACTAGATTCCTAACAGACACAAAATATCTTACTGCTTTTATAAATTTTTGCCTTACCTTGcagtttttattcttaaaattaGAAGGCAACATGTTGTAGTCTAAGTGCGTTGGGATGATTCTCTTTGATGAGAGTTTATTCAGTTCCTCCAGTTTGGAAACATCTCCAAATTCAATGGGAGATGTTAGTGTAATTGGAGTGTTGTAAAGCTTTGTTATAACTCCTGCCAGCCAGTGTGTGccttcagaaaattatttttaaggagaagaaaaaaaaaaaaaaggaagaatgaaaaagaaggaatattTGTTACTGAGAAGATACATGAAACGTGCAGATTGCATATGGGAACAGCTTTCTAACACATGCAGAAAACCACCTTctaaaaaacacctcaaaactTCTACACCTCCAGATTCAAGAAACTACATAACTGTATAATCCCATTGGCTCTAGATgtataaatactgaaaaaaagtgttgttgCTGAAGTACAAAGTAATTCTATGCAAAGTGTTAATATTTGTATTGAAACAAACTCATTAGCTAACATAAAATTCATACTGCTTGTCAGCAGGTggttatattgtttttattatttattttagaataatttcttttgttttgttctataTTGTTATAGTAGATTGAGTCTATCTATTTGGAAGGTAACTGACTGAGCTTCCTCTTTGGTATGTGTATGAGACAGAGTCTGGGtgagagggaagaagaaattaataaaCGTGCAGGCAAGGGCCGTACAAATAACCTAATTCAACTCTTGCCTTGTTATAATTAAATGTAGGAAATCCTCTGGCACATCCTTCAGGTATAAATTTTGCTTATAAGAAATTTATATTTGCTTTCCAGTatgaaaatatgtgaaattattttcaattaaagaATCAAAATTTAGACAAATGATTTGTATTTTGGGGGTAATTTTAACACTTCCTGATAGAATAACATTCTCACATATTCAAACACCCTTCCCTGTTTCTTGCACACAGGTATTTCACAAGTAAGTTAAGCagagaacacaaaacaaacaattgaAACATCTTGCAATTAACATCTAAAAGTAGAACTTACCAGACTTGGGATAGGAACCCAAAAGGACATCATCTTCCCTAGCATCAAAAGTATCCAAGGATTTTAAGAGTTCTAGAGAAGACCTGGTGGTAAAGGGAATCCCCTTAAACATATGAATTAGTTCTGTCTCACTGGGGTTGGACATGTTTGCTTAAGTCTTCGATTCCTGCAAATCAGATAGCAGTGAAATGACAAGAGGATTTAAGAGTCACCTCTAAGTCAGATGATTTGAAGTAACAAACTGAAACCAGCAATACAAACCTCATGCTTTTATACTTTGTTATGCATGATGAAGTCCCTATCAGATATTGATTTTTCTAGTTAGCTGATAAAGGCAACTGAAATGTTAGAGGTAATTTCATAAATAACTGAAATGCAGAGTCATCAAAAATGTGTATCATTTGTCATTTATTAGCTTTCCAGATAAAGAAAGGGGGTGATAGTTAAAGTATAGTAATTGTGGAAAATGCCAAGACTGACCATTTTGTGTTGCCATAAAGTTTGCTTAATGCGATTATTGAACAAGTTGTACTTCCATGGAAGCAGTATCTGATTTTATGTGACTGggattttcattttatgaaatatgCAGTGGCCTGAATGTTCAAAAGTGCAAGCTGATTCCCAGTGCTTCAATTATGTGATGTCAAGAAACCagttttcaaagtatttcagaaTTTCAGCCTGAGGCTTCTTAAAAACAGAGGAACTTCTAAAGCACAATCATTTTTTTAAGCTGTCATCTATCTCCATAAGaagagtacagaaaaaaaaaaaacccaaattCTAAACGGATATTTCACATTGGGCTTTATCCTACATGTTGCATGACTAGAAATGGTTGAAGATTTCAAattttttccatggaaaatgCATAACCATAATATAAgcataataataattcaaaaaagGAACTTGCAGGAAAGACATAGTTCTCAATTCATTGCCCAttatgaaatgtgttttttgaaaaattttcaATCTGTAGAAATCACCATTAATGTTTTTCAACCTGAAATATAAATGgatcatattaaaataaatagctctggtttgaatcaaaatattttcaaatgcttaatatttcagttttcatttccactgtcactaatttatttttttagggtGGTGTGATTCCAGAACCTTCAGACTTTGATTTTTCactggattttttattattatttttttttcatctaggTCTCAAAATCTCATGGGATAAGACAAACATTTGTAAACAGAGCTTCACTCTTCTTTACATTCTTTTCCCCAGGCAGCCAGTGGCTTCATTATTCCTACTGAAAACCTCCTACAAGATATTCCATTGAGGTCCTTCAGTGTATTCAAATCTGCATGCAAATCTAGTTTCAAAATGAAGTAGTCCTTTGGAAATTTCTCAAGgtcatggtttttgttttatcataaataataatacaggTTTAGTCATAAGCTGACTACCAAAGGTACCTCCCATGATCCAGGGTAAGAAGTTAATGATGGAGATGTCCTTCCAATACTTGACCTATTGAGATTACAGACAAGGAGGAAGGACAGCTATCAGCTTCTGTACATGCTTGTTTCTAATCCAATTTCCAGAAAAATTAGTATAATAGGAgtgacttgtttttctttcttggcaGTATTGCCAGTCTACTAGTCAAAGAAATGTGAAGTCAGCAAGCCTTGATATTTTCAACTGTCTTGTCTATAAAGCTGCCCTTAAACAGCTACAGCCTGAAAAATGTGCCCTTTGTCCTCAGAAAAGTCAATTATGCAGGGCCAGGTGGGGATCAGAATCATGTCAAATACACTCTGGGGACATGTTTTCTATTACTAGCAATGAGGGGAGACAGGAATCATTCAGGAGGTAACTGAGTCAGTCTTTGGGACATCTCTACCTAGCTGCTTTGAatatatacttttatttctgaggAAGACGGAACATT encodes the following:
- the LOC101801341 gene encoding sulfotransferase 6B1; translated protein: MSNPSETELIHMFKGIPFTTRSSLELLKSLDTFDAREDDVLLGSYPKSGTHWLAGVITKLYNTPITLTSPIEFGDVSKLEELNKLSSKRIIPTHLDYNMLPSNFKNKNCKMIYISRNPKDTAVSMYHYYKENPHLPTVDTWTAFFDLFLEGDVVCGSWFDHFLSWEEHKNDKNILFLFYEDMKKDLPKTVKEISVFLDIDISDDDIQDICKKSSFSEMKNDTEKENSDPSHTVCALTSNRKLIFRKGTVGDWKNHFTPKQNLKFEEIFNEKMKLSKMAKRLTYEF